The Jaculus jaculus isolate mJacJac1 chromosome 3, mJacJac1.mat.Y.cur, whole genome shotgun sequence genome includes the window CGGAAAGCTTTCCTCGGACATACTCACTACAGCTCCCCAGTTCCTGATTCTGTAGTGTCTGCAAGCTCACGTGGTGCACTCTTCACCGTCGTGTGATTAGCCAGTTTACACAGCCGGTGGGTCGCCTGGTGACAGTGACCTCATGCGACTGGAGATATAGGCAAGCGCCAGGGGCATAgccaacttctaccaaaccactGTGCGAGGGGCTGCAGGACACTGCTATGGACAGACACGGGCTCCTCCACGCTGGAACCTAACTCGGTTGCTTTCGTCAAGGCTGTGTGATTAAGTACACACAAATATGATTGGTGCTACAAGGAAAAAAGAGAGGGTCGGGGAACACCAGACATCCAACTTAAAAGGGAAGTCTATCCAGCTACTACTACAGTCCAATACGCCCAAGAGTCACGGGAGGATGGAGTCTGGCACCTTGGCTAAACCACTAGTCAATGCATTCCTGCTCAGCGTGAACCACGACGAAAACCTGCCCTTCTGCAACGTGCCTTCCACCGCCGGGGCTGCTCGGCCCCCAGCGCGCCCCGCAGTCGCAAGCCCAGGTCGGAACGGCTTCGAGAACGCGACGGACAAGGGACGCCGGGGTCCGTCCGGCTGGGTCCGCGCTCCCCGCCCGGCTCCCCGGCTCCGAGGACGCGGGGGTCGCCCGGGCTCCGGCTCGGCCCCGCCGCACTTACTCAGACTCGCGGGCAGCCTGCGCAGTCGGCCGCGGGCTCGGAGGCGGGCGCCGCGCAGCACCGTCGGCCCGCGCCGCTCCCGGCGCTCCGCATCGTCCTCCCGCGGCCCACGCGCCGCCACCGTCTAGCCCGGAGCTTCTGCGCCGCAGCTCCCGGCTGCTCCACTTCCGGCCCGCGCTCGGGTGTCGCCGGCAAATGCCCCCGCCGGCGTCCACATACCctgctctccctcttccctctcggGCTGGAAACGCGGCCCGCCCCTCTGGGCATGCGCAAAAGACGCGGTACGGAAAGCGTGACTACGGTAGCCACGACGTGCCAAATTACCTCGGCTTCGCGAGCCCCACTTTCTAATTAGCTTCAGTTCTTGAGCAGCAACCTCCAAGGTTTTGTCTATGCACACTCAGGTGAGGAGTCCCCAGAGCTAAGAGCGGCCCCACAGGTGGCCAGCCTGCGAGGTTTTACAGAGAAATTGTGTCGGGATGATACTGTTACAGGGATGAGCAAATTAGCTTCAGAAGTCCCAGCCTGCACTTTTGCCTCATATTTCACTCGATCCGACTGGACCATCAAGGGCAGCCGTGAACACGAATCTGAAACAGTTTGGGAGAgtctcttttaaagaaaaaagaacgcGTGACGTTTCTTAAATTTTGCAAAAGGACTCAACCATGGGAACAGACCATTGAATCTTGGCTCTATGGTCAACCCCCACTTGCACACAACTAAAGTTGTGTGCACACGTCTGCTTTCTTTCCTCTGTCATTCTGTATTCTGTGTAgtcttgttttatatatatacacacatatatgtgtatatgtttttttttctttgaaccaGGCAGCTGAAATAGCATCATACAATAACCTTGGAGTCAATTTTGAGTTTATCGTTTCATAATTCGTTGATAGAAGAGACCCCACTTGCTTTCCTATGTCATGTTTTGGGCTGGGCTCTGTAGATGCTGGGTGGGTATGGAAGCCTGCCTAAAATGTTggcacttgggaaatggagacagCTTTGAGAACAAAACTGCTATGTACATTAGCAGAATTGGAGAGATCTGGTCCCCAGAGAGAACAAGTCTCAGTAAATTAAGTACTGAGATatcaaggaagacatctgacatcaatttatgacctccatacacatgcatttgTGCATGCACAACCGCACACAAGTGCCCACAAACACATAAACAGTCACACACTTACACGTAAAAATGAAAAGGTTGCAGAATACACGCAGACGATTTCAGACAAATATCTGGAAAATATGGGTGaaattaacatataaaaaatAGTGACACATTGGACTTGGGATTTAGTAGCACTGTGACCTCTGTTTTGTAAAATGAGGTTTCCTCACATTGGACAACCTGTAAAGGCAATTAACAGCACTAACATGTGTCACTGGCTTGTTGTTCCAACTTTTCACTTCATTTTAAAGCAACATTATtttattacaaaagaaaataattctggAAGTTATTTCCCTTACTCGTTATtcataatttctgttttttttttttctggcatcttTAAGAAGGCAATATATCAGTAGCCAGCAAGAGCTCCTAGAACATAAGCAGTGAGTTTATTTTCGTCCCTCAGTCCATGATATTTATTACAATTGTTGTATCTTAGTGGGTGCTCAATGAAAGCTGATCTATGGTCCTAAGTAACTGAATGCATATTAGAAGTCTATAGCCCATTCAAGTATACTCCTGTGTCATGAAGTATTTGCTCTGATGAATTATGCATTATTTCTCTATTGACACAAGAACAAACCACAGTTCAAAAAGGGGGAGAGGCTAGGGCAATTCCGCAAAAGTCTATTTTGCTACTTCAATGTAATATATGTAGTGCGAGACCAGATGTCCCTTTGTCTCCCgactttttaaagattatttatttttatttacttgaaagaggaagaggcaaagagagagaggccagaaagaggaaagggagagagcatcagggtctccagccactgcaaacagcatCCAGaagcatgtacgaccttgtgctaaggtgggtcctggggaatcgaacctaggtccttaggctttagcaggccttaactgctaagccatctctccagccctggatgtttAAGAAACCCAACAAAGTTACCACTGTTCCACACGCAAGAGAACAAGAACTCTGAAAGCCTGCCACCTCGTAGGAAGCGCCTGGGAACAAGCCGGTGCACAGCGACCTCCGGATCCGCTGCGCGAGCACATCGAGCCATAAGTGGCTACCAGGCCACCAACAGCGTCCCGGCTTCGGAGACTGAGGGCAGAAGTCCGGCCCCTACCACAGCCAGACTTCCGGAGGCTCTGCTGCGCAGGCGCGCCGAGAgctcctcccccccgcccccgcgccGCTGAGCGTCACTGCGCCTGCGCGCGCGCCGCTCCTGGCGTCTGGCGGCTCCCTGGTGTCGGGCTGCAGTGCGCCTGCGCGCGCGCCGCTCCTGGCGTCTGGCGGCTCCCTGGTGTCGGGCTGCAGTGCGCCTGCGCGCGCGGCTCCCGGCGTCCCTTCGCGTCAAGTCTCCAGCGCGCCTGCGCGTGAAGCAGCTGGCGGAACCGTCTCCTTTGCGGGCAGCTTCCGGGTTTGTGGACGTCCCGGCGAGGACGCCGTGGGCGGAATGAGCGCACGTAACGGCGGGGGCCCGTGCCTGGTGAGTCGGGAGTTCGAGACCAGGCTCCGGCGCCCTGGACTGACACCGCGCCAGGCTGGTCCCGGCCCGTCATGCCGGACCCTCAGTGACAGCCCCGGGACAGGGTTCGCTGGTGTACGCCCACAAGTGCTCGAGGGGAGGTGACAGTTTACGTGCATCTGCTGGGACGCCGGAGGCCCGGGTGCCCTGGGTGGGGGGTCACTTCTCCGCGCGTCCTCCGTGCACCCTAGGGCGCCCGGTGCTTGACCCTGCCGCCGGGTCCTTCCCCGCGTTGTTAAGGTGTCTGTGTGGTCCGTGGGAAGGAACGCCGGTTGTATCGAAGCTGGCTTTCTCTCCAGTGAAAAAGAAAGTGAGCATCTTCCCACCTCCCAGGTAAAACCTGCCGCGGTgcgggtctgtgtgtgtgtgtgtgtgtgcgcgcgcgtgtgtgcgtgtgtgtgtgtgtgtgtgcgcgcgcgtgtgcgtgtgtgtgtgcgcgcgtgtgtgtgtgtgtgtgtgtgcgcgcgcgtgtgcgtgtgtgtgtgcgcgcgtgtgtgcgtgtgtgtgtgtgtgtgtgcgcgcgcgtgtgtgtgtgtgcgtgtgtgtgtgtgtgtgtgtgcgcgtgcgtgtgtgtgtgtgtgtgtgtgtgtacacgcgctCATCACGTGACTCATGCCCCTGGAAGCTCTGCGCATCACTGGAGAGGTGAAACCTGCTCTCCTGCGCCTCAAGGGCTTGGGGTTGTTGCACTACTGCCTGTTAAACGTTGCTCGCTCGCGTCAGCAAGCACTGGAGTAGGAAAAGTATCAAAGTACAGCGTTAAGTACCGTATGTAAATTTTCTAATTGCATCTGTTGAAGCTTAGATTGACTGTGTCATGCCGCTGTTAAATTTGAACTCAGGTTACTGAACTCCAGCAGCTGAGCTCCAGTAATTGGATCTCCTTTGTGGTGGTGTGGCGGAGAAACatcagccaaaagccacacagtgcaaAACAAGGTTGAAGAGCGTGTGAAAGGCGACAGATATCCTGATCCTTAACTTTCTTGCAATTGTACTACAGTTTTCTGTAAATTTGAGGTCTTTATTATCTGTACATATAGTTATGTTAGGATAAATATATGTCTATACCGCTgcataaacttatttatttatttattgagagtgacagagagagagagagagagagagagagggagggagggagggaaggagaatatgggtgcatcagggcctccaggcactgaaaatgaactccagatgcgtgcgccaccttgtggcttatgtgggtactgggcaatcgagcctccaCCTGggatcgttaggcttcacaggcaagcacttaacggctaagccatctctccagcccccctaaacTTTATTCTTAAAAAGTCAGTTGAGGCTTTTGCTTGGGACTTGTGGATGGAAACTTTGTGACCATACAAAATCTGCAAATAGACCTATAGATATATGTACCAATACTTGAACTTTCAgagaagtatttcttttaaaattttttaaaaatactatttgagagagagagagagacaatgtgtgggcacaccagggtttcttgctactgcaaatgaactcaatgcacatgcaccactttgttttaacatagtactgggctttaacatgggtactgggaaatcaaaatttgggacagcaggctttgcaagcaaatgtctttaaccactgagcaatctccctagtctCCAGTATTTCTTCCTATACTAATTATGCTTCATTTTACATACATTGTACTTGCAGGTAGCATTATGTACCATAATGCACATGCTTGAGGGAACCAGCTGCAGTCAGTTACTCAAGCCCGCTGTAACAAGAGGAAACAGTTGACTGTAGTCACAGATAAAAGCCTCAGGAGAGCTTCCCTAGTGGCCCTATCTCTTGATCTAACCCAGTGAGTTTAGATGGATTTCCTTTGTCGGAAAATAGactgagggccaggtgtggtggcacatgtcttaatcccagcacttgcacttgggaggcagaggtaggaggattgctgtgagttcgaggccaccctgacactacctagtgaattccagatcagcctgggctagagtgagaccctacctcaaaaaacaaaaaacagacaaacaaataacTGAGAAGTGAAGGGTCCCCCCCGCCCCAATAAGCCTATAAATGGCCGTTGAGAATCATTGCCAGTCCCTTCAGAGTGTCCCACAAGCCAAACAGCCCATGGTTTTCCCTAATGTTCTTTTCCACAAGTCACGTGTAGGCATTTGGTAATTCCTTTAGCAAACAGATATATTCACCACTGGTAACACAAATTGCAGCTTGATTTCCAGCTTCTCCAGaccatgtcatttttccttaatgtgTGCAGAGTGGGGAAAGAGGATGGAGATCTAGTAATCTATGCACTGTAATAGATAAGATCCTCCTTGTGGAAAACTTCTCCAGGAGTGCCTGGGATGACTTGTGGGTCTGCCTGTGAGGTGTCTGAAATTGCAAGATTAAAGCATGCTCTATATTCCTGGAACATCATTTTACTTGGAATCATTTGTGGAGAAGTTAATTTGCTTTAATATTACACAATGTCTGCCACATTTAAATAGCTGCTATAGATTCCATTGGAACTTACAGAGATACGTAACACTTTAATGAACAATTACACTTGTGATGACCACTTTAGGGAATACCCCAGGCCCTTATCCAGTAGGACACCCATTGCACCTTTGACTTCAAGAGGCTGTGATGAAACGGCCCTGGTAAGGACACTTTCATTGTGTTGCTGTTAAAGCACTTAGCAGGTGGTTGAATTCTCTCCCACTATGGAATGTATTTAGAACAGAAACACGCTGTGTTTGTCATAGCACACTGCCAGGATCATATATTGTCACTGAATATTTGGGGAGCAACTAACACAGAAACAAGAGGGAAAGaagcttttgaatttttattttgtaactaTGATAAAACAGGCTTTGTGGGAGGGTATATTGAGTGGAGGTTTGAATGCGGGGTGGTTTTGGCAGAGCTGGCAGTGAGGCAGGGAAGTAAACACAGAGCAGCTTTGTTTGGCGGTTGTGAAGCCTCCTGTGATTTGGATTTCAAAAGGCCTAGGCAATCACTTTTCAACCCGGTGAGCAGTTCATTTGTTACAAACACTTAATGTGTGTAGtttatgtatttttacttttattttttacttttagctGCAGGAGAGGCACATACACAGGAAGGAAGACCTTCCTCGTAGTCTTGGAAGTATAAGCTGTAACATCtgattttctgggtttttttgtttgattgtttttgtttttcaacatagggtctcactgtggcccaggttgacctgaaatttaccatgtagtctcagggtgacctcagattcacagcgatcctcctgcctctgccttctgagtgctgctcAGATTATAGGTGTGCAGCTCCTCACTTAGGTGTTGATTTTCTATATTTGAAAAAGTATTAGTAATATTCTTTTATGTGCTAAGTAATTAAGAAGCAGGATTAGTCCAGTTAATATTAACATTTAaggtaattaaaatatatttttcagtatGGTAAGTATAGGAAAGGGAGCTGTTGATATTGACTCTGGATTAATACATACTGGGTAAGATTGAAGGAAAATAGCTATTGCATTTAGCTCTATCATTTATTATATTGACCTGTCTTCATTTAGTAAACATTGATAAAACACTTCTGATCACATTATCTATAAGCTCGTCATTAAAGATCAGTTGAGTTTTATCTTTCACTTACAGTTATTCTCTCTTTGCCTTGTTAGTTAAAACCAGAGGATTCACAGTTTCTTCATGGCTGCCTCACAAGCATCACAAACTGTTGCATCTCATGTTCCCTTTGCCGATTTATGTTCAACTTTAGAACGAATACAGAAAAGCAGAGAGCGTGCAGAAAAAATCAGGCACTTCAGAGAATTTTTAGATTCTTGGAGAAAATTTCATGATACTCTTCATAAGAACAAAAAAGACGTTACAGACTCTTTTTACCCAGCAATGAGACTTATCCTTcctcagctagagagagagagaatggcttatGGCATCAAGGAGACCATGCTTGCTAAGCTTTATATTGAGTTGCTTAACTTGccaagggaagggaaagatgCTCTGAAACTCCTGAATTACAGAACACCTAGCGGGGCTCGTGCAGACGCCGGGGACTTTGCGGTCATTGCGTACTTCGTGCTGAAACCAAGGTGCTTACAGAAAGGAAGCTTAACCATCCAGCAAGTAAATGAACTTCTAGACTCAGTCGCTAGCAATAATGCTGCCAAAAGAAAAGACCTCATAAAGAAGAGCCTCCTTCAACTCATCACTCAGAGCTCAGCCCTTGAGCAGAAGTGGCTGATCCGCATGATTGTGAAGGACTTGAAGCTTGGGGTCAGTCAGCAAACTATATTTAATGTCTTCCATAATGATGCTATGGAGTTGCACAATGTTACCACAGACCTGGAAAAAGTCTGTAGGCAGTTGCATGATCCCTCCGTGGGGCTTAGTGATATCTCGATCACTTTATTTTCTGCCTTTAAACCAATGCTGGCTGCCATAGCCGATGTCGAGCGCGTGGAGAAGGACATGAAACACCAGAGTTTCTACATCGAAACCAAGCTTGATGGCGAGCggatgcagatgcacaaagacgGGGAGGTCTATCAGTACTTCTCCCGGAATGGGTATAACTACACTGATCAGTTTGGCGCTTCTCCTCAGGAAGGCTCTCTGACCCCGTTCATTCATGAGGCCTTCCCAGCGGATGTGCAGGTCTGCATCCTAGATGGTGAGATGATGGCCTACAACCCCAACACCCAGACTTTCATGCAGAAGGGGAGTAAGTTTGACATTAAGAGAATGGTCGAAGATTCCGATCTACAGACTTGCTACTgtgtttttgatgtgttgatgGTCAATAACAAAAAGCTCGGGCGTGAGACCCTGAGAAAAAGGTATGAGATCCTCAGTAGCACGTTCACACCCATACAAGGTAGACTAGAAAGGGTGCAGAAAACGCAAGCTCATACGAAGAAGGAAGTGGTCGATGCATTGAATGAAGCCATagataagagagaagagggaatcaTGATTAAACATCCTCTGTCCATTTATAAGCCAGACAAAAGAGGGGAAGGGTGGTTAAAAATTAAGCCAGAGTATGTTAATGGACTAATGGATGAATTGGACATCTTAATTGTGGGAGGTTATTGGGGCAAAGGTGCACGAGGTGGCATGATGTCCCACTTTTTGTGTGCAGTGGCGGAGAAGCCCCCTCCTGGTGAGAAGCCATCAGTCTTTCATTCTCTGTGTCGCGTTGGGTCAGGGTACACCATGA containing:
- the Lig4 gene encoding DNA ligase 4, which translates into the protein MAASQASQTVASHVPFADLCSTLERIQKSRERAEKIRHFREFLDSWRKFHDTLHKNKKDVTDSFYPAMRLILPQLERERMAYGIKETMLAKLYIELLNLPREGKDALKLLNYRTPSGARADAGDFAVIAYFVLKPRCLQKGSLTIQQVNELLDSVASNNAAKRKDLIKKSLLQLITQSSALEQKWLIRMIVKDLKLGVSQQTIFNVFHNDAMELHNVTTDLEKVCRQLHDPSVGLSDISITLFSAFKPMLAAIADVERVEKDMKHQSFYIETKLDGERMQMHKDGEVYQYFSRNGYNYTDQFGASPQEGSLTPFIHEAFPADVQVCILDGEMMAYNPNTQTFMQKGSKFDIKRMVEDSDLQTCYCVFDVLMVNNKKLGRETLRKRYEILSSTFTPIQGRLERVQKTQAHTKKEVVDALNEAIDKREEGIMIKHPLSIYKPDKRGEGWLKIKPEYVNGLMDELDILIVGGYWGKGARGGMMSHFLCAVAEKPPPGEKPSVFHSLCRVGSGYTMKELYDLGLKLAKHWKPFHKKAPPSSILCGTEKPEVYIEPCNSVIVQIKAAEIVPSEMYRAGCTLRFPRIERIRDDKEWHECMTLGDIEQLRGKAAGKLASKHLYVGADEQPQEKKRKAVPKKKKVIGIIDHSKAPDLSNISKVSSIFEDVEFCVMNGTDGHPKLDLENRIAELGGYIVQNPGPDTYCVIAGSENIRVRNIISSDKYDIVKPAWLLECFETKSHVPWQPRFMIHMCPSTKQHFALEYDRYGDSYFVDTDLDQLKEVFAGIKKLSERTPGDMALVIADLEYRYSWDHSPLSMFRHLTVYLDLYATINDLSSRVEATRLAVTALELRFRGAKVVSCLAEGVSHVIVGEDHTRIEDFKAFRRTLKKKFKILQERWVTASIDKCELQEENPYLL